One window of Streptococcus suis genomic DNA carries:
- the trpS gene encoding tryptophan--tRNA ligase: MTKPIILTGDRPTGKLHIGHYVGSLKNRVLLQNAGNHELFVFLADQQALTDHAKEPQKIIESVGNVALDYLAAGLDPAKTTIFIQSQIPELAELTMYYMNLVSVARLERNPTVKTEIAQKGFGEGIPAGFLVYPVSQAADITAFKANFVPVGTDQKPMIEQTRELVRSFNHAYQTDVLVEPEGIYPENEAAGRLPGLDGNAKMSKSLGNGIYLADDMDTLKKKVMSMYTDPNHIRVEDPGQIEGNMVFHYLDVFGREEDQAEIEAMKEHYQRGGLGDVKTKRYLLDILERELGPIRERRIEFAKDMGQVYAMLEAGSQKARQVAATTLDQVKDAMGINYFK; the protein is encoded by the coding sequence ATGACAAAACCAATTATTTTAACAGGCGATCGACCGACCGGAAAATTACATATTGGTCATTATGTAGGTTCCTTGAAAAATCGTGTGCTCTTACAGAATGCAGGCAATCATGAATTATTTGTATTTTTGGCAGACCAGCAGGCTTTGACAGACCATGCTAAAGAACCGCAGAAGATTATTGAGTCGGTTGGTAACGTAGCCTTGGACTACTTAGCGGCAGGTCTCGATCCAGCTAAGACAACCATTTTCATCCAAAGTCAAATTCCAGAATTGGCTGAATTGACTATGTACTATATGAACCTGGTGTCAGTTGCTCGTCTGGAACGCAATCCGACTGTCAAGACAGAAATTGCCCAGAAGGGCTTTGGTGAAGGCATTCCAGCAGGTTTCTTGGTCTACCCGGTTTCTCAGGCTGCAGATATTACAGCTTTCAAGGCAAACTTTGTACCAGTTGGAACCGATCAAAAGCCCATGATTGAGCAGACCCGTGAGCTGGTTCGTAGTTTTAATCACGCTTATCAGACGGATGTTTTGGTGGAACCAGAAGGGATTTACCCTGAAAACGAGGCTGCAGGTCGTTTGCCGGGGTTGGATGGCAATGCCAAGATGTCTAAATCACTTGGCAATGGGATTTATCTGGCAGATGACATGGACACTTTGAAAAAGAAAGTCATGTCCATGTATACCGACCCGAACCATATCCGTGTCGAGGATCCGGGTCAGATTGAAGGAAATATGGTTTTCCATTATTTGGATGTTTTTGGTCGTGAGGAAGATCAGGCTGAGATTGAGGCCATGAAGGAGCATTACCAGCGCGGTGGTCTGGGAGATGTCAAAACCAAACGCTATCTTTTGGATATCTTAGAACGTGAGTTGGGGCCAATCCGTGAGCGTCGCATCGAGTTTGCCAAAGATATGGGACAGGTCTATGCTATGTTAGAGGCAGGCAGTCAAAAAGCTCGTCAAGTAGCAGCAACTACTCTGGACCAAGTCAAGGATGCTATGGGAATCAACTATTTTAAATAG
- the guaB gene encoding IMP dehydrogenase encodes MSNWETKFLKKGFTFDDVLLIPAESHVLPHDIDLKTQLAPNLTLNLPIISAAMDTVTDSKMAIAMARAGGLGVIHKNMSIAEQADEVRKVKRSENGVIIDPFFLTPEHTIAEAEKLMATYRISGVPIVETLENRKLVGIITNRDMRFITDYSQPISSNMTSDGLVTAPVGTDLETAEAILHQHRIEKLPLVDENGRLSGLITIKDIEKVIEFPNAAKDEFGRLLVAGAVGVTSDTFERAEALFEAGADAIVIDTAHGHSAGVLRKIAEIRAHFPDRTLIAGNIATAEGARALYEAGVDVVKVGIGPGSICTTRVIAGVGVPQVTAIYDAAGVAREYGKTIIADGGIKYSGDIVKALAAGGHAVMLGSMFAGTDEAPGETEIFQGRKFKTYRGMGSIAAMKQGSKDRYFQASVNEANKLVPEGIEGRVAYKGSVADMIFQMVGGLRSGMGYVGAGNLTELRENAQFIEMSGAGLKESHPHDVQITNEAPNYSVQ; translated from the coding sequence ATGTCAAATTGGGAAACTAAATTTTTGAAAAAAGGCTTTACATTTGATGATGTCTTGCTCATTCCGGCTGAGAGCCATGTCTTGCCGCACGATATTGACTTAAAGACACAGTTAGCTCCGAATTTGACCCTCAATCTTCCTATCATTTCAGCAGCTATGGATACGGTAACTGACAGCAAAATGGCGATTGCTATGGCGCGTGCAGGTGGTCTGGGTGTCATTCACAAGAATATGTCCATTGCAGAGCAGGCAGATGAAGTGCGTAAGGTAAAACGTTCTGAAAATGGTGTTATTATTGATCCTTTCTTCTTAACACCAGAGCATACAATTGCAGAGGCTGAAAAATTGATGGCGACTTACCGTATTTCAGGTGTACCGATTGTTGAAACCCTGGAAAATCGCAAACTGGTGGGTATTATTACCAACCGTGATATGCGTTTTATCACCGATTACTCACAGCCGATTTCTAGCAATATGACCAGCGATGGTTTGGTAACAGCTCCTGTTGGAACGGATTTGGAAACTGCTGAGGCGATTCTCCACCAACACCGTATTGAAAAATTGCCTTTGGTGGATGAAAATGGTCGTTTGTCAGGCTTGATTACGATTAAAGACATTGAAAAAGTGATTGAATTTCCAAATGCTGCCAAGGATGAATTTGGTCGTCTCTTGGTAGCTGGTGCGGTCGGTGTCACTTCTGATACTTTTGAACGTGCGGAGGCTCTCTTTGAAGCTGGTGCAGATGCCATTGTTATTGACACAGCTCATGGGCATTCTGCTGGTGTTCTCCGTAAGATTGCGGAAATTCGTGCCCACTTCCCAGACCGTACTTTGATTGCAGGTAATATTGCTACAGCTGAGGGAGCTCGTGCCCTTTACGAGGCTGGTGTGGATGTTGTCAAGGTGGGTATTGGACCTGGTTCTATCTGTACCACTCGTGTTATTGCGGGTGTTGGTGTACCACAGGTTACTGCTATTTACGATGCTGCTGGCGTTGCGCGTGAGTATGGTAAGACCATCATTGCGGACGGTGGTATCAAGTATTCAGGTGATATTGTTAAGGCCTTGGCTGCTGGTGGTCATGCGGTTATGTTGGGGTCAATGTTTGCAGGAACAGATGAAGCACCGGGGGAAACAGAAATCTTCCAAGGACGTAAATTCAAGACCTACCGCGGTATGGGCTCTATCGCAGCCATGAAACAAGGTTCTAAGGATCGTTATTTCCAAGCTTCTGTCAATGAGGCAAACAAGCTGGTTCCAGAAGGTATTGAAGGTCGTGTCGCTTATAAAGGTTCTGTTGCAGATATGATTTTCCAAATGGTCGGTGGTCTCCGCTCAGGTATGGGTTATGTCGGAGCAGGCAACCTGACAGAATTACGTGAAAATGCTCAATTTATTGAAATGTCAGGCGCTGGTTTGAAAGAAAGTCACCCACACGACGTTCAAATTACAAACGAAGCACCAAACTATTCCGTACAATAA
- a CDS encoding insulinase family protein, whose amino-acid sequence MKLQEGVELHFIESDKFTTNRIRVRFAAEMSEQTVAGRVLVANLLEMGNQDYPSAQRLRMRLAELYGAHFSTSVSKRGRVHFVDLTISYINPHYLPEQEDITGEIIDFLEACLFKPLKNGSAFKEDVFAVEKNNLLSFLETEVEDNFYHADVEMSKLYYEDEAVQIPRVGRIDLVEQVTAETAFKTYSNMLRLDKIDIFVLGQVDQALVQEKFSSFSFKYRNPKLELEYQQAYSKVTRERVERKEARQSILELAYHLQVVYNDVNYPALLVFNGLLGAFSHSKLFMNVREKESLAYTIGSQISIFSGMLKIYAGINRQDKLKAIKLIRQQVMALKQGKFTEDDLNLTKNMLVHSATLAQDRQNNLLEQVYNQVTMGQRNVTLEEWIEAVNKVSREDILRVGQLVRLQAVYFMEGIKE is encoded by the coding sequence ATGAAATTACAAGAAGGTGTTGAGCTTCATTTTATTGAATCAGATAAATTCACGACCAATCGAATTCGTGTGCGGTTTGCGGCGGAGATGAGTGAACAGACGGTTGCAGGACGTGTATTGGTGGCGAATTTGCTAGAAATGGGCAATCAAGATTATCCTAGTGCCCAACGCTTGCGGATGCGTTTGGCAGAACTCTACGGAGCTCATTTTTCAACTTCTGTATCAAAGAGAGGACGAGTTCATTTTGTGGATTTGACGATTTCCTACATCAACCCTCACTATTTGCCTGAACAAGAGGATATTACCGGTGAGATTATTGATTTTCTTGAGGCCTGTCTCTTCAAACCTTTGAAGAACGGCAGTGCCTTTAAGGAAGATGTCTTTGCAGTTGAGAAAAATAATCTACTTAGTTTTTTAGAAACTGAGGTGGAGGACAATTTTTATCATGCGGATGTTGAGATGAGTAAACTTTATTATGAGGATGAGGCAGTTCAAATTCCCCGTGTTGGACGGATTGATTTGGTTGAGCAGGTAACGGCGGAGACGGCCTTCAAAACCTATAGTAACATGCTGCGCTTGGATAAGATTGATATTTTCGTTCTCGGTCAGGTAGACCAGGCTTTGGTGCAAGAAAAGTTTTCATCTTTCAGTTTTAAATACCGTAACCCCAAGTTGGAATTAGAATACCAGCAAGCTTATTCTAAGGTTACTAGGGAGAGAGTTGAGCGAAAAGAGGCTCGTCAATCGATTTTAGAACTAGCTTACCATTTACAGGTGGTTTACAATGATGTAAACTATCCAGCCTTATTGGTTTTCAATGGTTTACTGGGTGCTTTTTCCCATTCAAAATTATTTATGAATGTGCGGGAAAAAGAAAGTTTGGCCTATACGATTGGCAGTCAGATTTCAATCTTTTCAGGGATGTTGAAGATTTATGCCGGTATCAACAGACAAGATAAACTCAAGGCTATCAAGTTGATTAGACAGCAAGTTATGGCTCTTAAGCAGGGGAAGTTTACAGAGGATGACCTAAATTTGACAAAAAATATGCTGGTTCATTCTGCAACTCTGGCTCAGGATAGGCAAAATAATTTACTGGAACAAGTTTACAATCAGGTCACCATGGGTCAAAGGAATGTGACATTGGAAGAGTGGATTGAGGCTGTAAACAAGGTATCTAGAGAGGACATTTTACGAGTTGGTCAGCTGGTGCGTTTACAGGCTGTTTACTTCATGGAGGGCATTAAAGAATGA
- a CDS encoding ATP-binding cassette domain-containing protein, whose translation MLTVSDVSLRFSDRKLFDDVNIKFTAGNTYGLIGANGAGKSTFLKILAGDIEPTTGHISLGPDERLSVLRQNHFDYEDERVIDVVIMGNEQLYSIMKEKDAIYMKEDFSDEDGVRAAELEGEFAELGGWEAEAEASQLLQNLNIAEDRHYQNMSELTNGEKVKVLLAKALFGKPDVLLLDEPTNGLDIQSINWLEDFLIDFENTVIVVSHDRHFLNKVCTHMADLDFGKIKIFVGNYDFWKQSSELAARLQADRNAKAEEKIKELQEFVARFSANASKSKQATSRKKMLDKIELEEIIPSSRKYPFINFKAEREIGNDLLTVENLKVVIDGETILDNISFILRPGDKAAIIGQNDIQTTALMRALAGDIDYEGTIKWGVTTSQSYLPKDNTKDFATGESILEWLRQFAEKGEDDDTFLRGFLGRMLFSGDEVKKSVNVLSGGEKVRVMLSKLMLLKSNVLLLDDPTNHLDLESISSLNDGVKDFKESVIFASHDHEFIQTIANHIVVISKNGVIDRIDETYDEFLENAEVQAKVQELWKA comes from the coding sequence ATGCTTACAGTATCAGACGTGTCGCTCCGCTTTAGCGACCGCAAATTATTCGACGATGTCAACATCAAGTTTACAGCTGGAAATACCTACGGTTTGATTGGTGCCAACGGTGCCGGTAAATCAACTTTCCTGAAGATTTTAGCAGGAGATATTGAGCCAACAACTGGCCACATTTCACTCGGTCCAGACGAGCGTTTGTCCGTCCTCCGTCAGAATCACTTTGACTACGAAGATGAGCGCGTGATTGACGTGGTTATCATGGGAAATGAGCAGCTATATAGCATTATGAAGGAAAAAGATGCTATTTACATGAAGGAAGATTTTTCTGATGAAGACGGTGTCCGTGCTGCCGAGTTGGAGGGCGAATTTGCCGAGCTTGGTGGCTGGGAAGCTGAAGCTGAGGCTTCACAATTGCTCCAAAACCTGAACATTGCTGAAGACCGCCACTACCAAAACATGAGCGAATTAACCAACGGTGAAAAGGTTAAGGTGCTTTTGGCCAAGGCCCTCTTTGGTAAGCCAGACGTCCTTCTGCTGGACGAGCCGACCAACGGTTTGGACATCCAGTCTATCAACTGGTTAGAAGATTTCTTGATTGATTTTGAAAATACCGTCATCGTCGTATCCCACGATCGCCACTTCCTCAACAAAGTGTGTACCCACATGGCGGACTTAGATTTCGGTAAAATCAAAATTTTTGTCGGTAACTACGACTTCTGGAAACAATCATCTGAATTGGCAGCCCGTTTACAGGCTGACCGCAATGCTAAGGCGGAAGAAAAAATCAAGGAATTGCAAGAATTCGTTGCCCGTTTCTCTGCCAACGCTTCAAAATCCAAACAGGCAACCTCTCGTAAAAAAATGCTGGATAAAATCGAGTTGGAAGAAATCATTCCATCCAGCCGTAAGTACCCATTTATCAACTTCAAGGCCGAGCGTGAGATTGGTAACGACCTGCTGACAGTTGAAAATCTCAAGGTTGTTATCGATGGAGAGACGATTTTGGACAATATCAGCTTTATCCTCCGTCCAGGTGATAAGGCCGCTATCATCGGTCAAAACGACATCCAGACAACTGCCCTTATGCGTGCCCTGGCTGGCGACATCGACTATGAAGGAACCATCAAATGGGGTGTAACCACTTCACAATCTTACCTGCCAAAAGACAATACAAAAGACTTCGCAACTGGCGAATCTATCTTGGAATGGCTCCGTCAGTTCGCTGAAAAAGGTGAAGACGACGATACATTCTTGCGTGGATTCCTTGGTCGTATGCTTTTCTCAGGCGACGAAGTCAAGAAGTCTGTCAACGTCTTGTCAGGGGGAGAAAAAGTCCGTGTCATGCTATCTAAGCTCATGCTGCTCAAGTCAAACGTCCTCTTGCTGGATGACCCAACCAACCACTTGGACTTGGAATCCATCTCTAGCCTTAACGATGGCGTGAAAGACTTCAAAGAGTCCGTTATCTTTGCCAGTCACGACCATGAATTCATTCAAACCATTGCCAACCACATCGTTGTCATCTCGAAAAACGGGGTCATTGACCGTATCGATGAGACCTATGATGAGTTCCTTGAAAATGCTGAAGTACAGGCAAAAGTTCAAGAACTCTGGAAAGCATAA
- a CDS encoding insulinase family protein produces the protein MRIRRKKYPYMKEVLYYATVDNGLTVTFLPKTDFKETYGILTTEFGALHTHFKKKGQEFSYPEGIAHFLEHKLFETADEDDVMNLFADLGASANAYTSLRQTSYLFSTTENVLECLALLQQFVREPHFTAENVSKEQGIIGQEIEMYQDDADYRLYTGILSSLYPETALAHDIAGTIESIKAITAEDLYENFETFYHPSKMSLFVIGNFDVKKVWKQVKTFQLAQNDTEIEPIEHLPVKKLDILKNRTEYFEVASPKLALGLRGNDSISLANLPSYRISLQLLFAMLFGWTSQRYQTLYDQGKIDSSFHFQVEVTPDYHHVIFSADTKEPISLSASLRKAVSRFVKDPDVSEEHLALLKKEMYGDFIRSLNSLEFTASHFVANSLEGASIFDLPQLIESIGLQDVLEVGQAFIENCDMTDYMIFPK, from the coding sequence ATGAGAATTAGAAGAAAAAAGTACCCCTACATGAAGGAAGTACTCTATTATGCGACAGTTGACAATGGGTTGACAGTTACCTTTCTTCCCAAAACAGATTTTAAGGAAACCTATGGTATCTTGACCACAGAATTTGGTGCCCTCCATACTCATTTTAAAAAGAAGGGACAGGAATTTTCCTATCCTGAAGGGATTGCTCATTTTCTGGAGCATAAATTATTCGAGACTGCTGATGAAGATGATGTGATGAATTTGTTTGCGGATTTGGGGGCTAGTGCCAATGCCTATACTAGCTTGAGGCAGACTAGCTACCTCTTTTCAACAACGGAAAATGTTTTGGAATGTCTGGCCTTGCTCCAGCAGTTTGTCCGTGAGCCACATTTTACGGCTGAAAATGTGTCCAAGGAGCAGGGGATTATTGGTCAAGAGATTGAGATGTATCAGGATGATGCGGACTACCGTCTCTATACAGGTATATTGTCGTCCCTTTATCCAGAAACAGCCCTGGCTCACGATATCGCTGGCACGATTGAATCTATCAAGGCTATCACTGCTGAGGATTTATATGAAAATTTTGAGACTTTTTATCATCCTTCAAAGATGAGCCTGTTTGTCATTGGGAATTTTGATGTTAAGAAGGTCTGGAAACAGGTAAAAACTTTCCAGCTTGCCCAGAATGATACAGAGATTGAGCCGATTGAGCATTTGCCGGTTAAAAAGTTGGATATTTTGAAAAATCGGACTGAGTATTTTGAAGTGGCCAGCCCTAAATTGGCATTAGGTCTGCGAGGTAACGATTCCATTTCTCTCGCTAACTTACCATCCTATCGAATCAGCCTGCAACTTTTGTTTGCCATGCTTTTTGGTTGGACATCACAGCGTTACCAGACCTTGTATGATCAGGGGAAAATTGATTCGTCCTTCCATTTCCAGGTTGAGGTAACACCAGACTATCATCATGTCATTTTTTCAGCGGATACCAAGGAACCAATCAGTTTATCAGCCAGCTTGCGCAAGGCTGTCAGCCGTTTCGTCAAGGATCCGGATGTTTCGGAGGAACACTTGGCCCTGCTGAAGAAGGAAATGTACGGGGATTTTATTCGTAGTCTCAATTCTTTGGAATTTACGGCCAGCCATTTTGTAGCCAATAGTTTGGAGGGGGCAAGTATTTTCGACCTTCCTCAGTTGATAGAATCTATCGGTCTGCAGGATGTCTTGGAAGTGGGTCAAGCCTTTATTGAGAACTGTGATATGACAGATTATATGATTTTTCCGAAATAA
- a CDS encoding helix-turn-helix domain-containing protein, giving the protein MIQKSIGEVLRSARESRGWNFVEIQRLTGIQAKYLQALEFNNFDVIPDPSYTRSFLQKYAEVLDLDGDVLVDAFMTNSLVIYHEDGQEEEHASELKRSYKVRKKKPSILPLVYLLLAATSIFILLTYVVLNRVQNQERKESAPSTVQVVSESSPASTEEASDTSSTSTDESSSSSSQEELASGTLTTSGGGSELTVVLSEHAGPVEVELSVTDATSWVSLSDTEIAGGFVLSPETNTVTATIPEGINAANLVLGVTEGVSIKIAGNSLDTSAITADPGVIYLTVE; this is encoded by the coding sequence ATGATCCAGAAAAGTATAGGAGAGGTATTGCGGTCTGCCCGAGAGAGTCGCGGTTGGAATTTTGTAGAAATTCAGCGATTGACGGGGATTCAAGCTAAGTACTTACAGGCCTTAGAATTTAATAACTTTGATGTCATACCAGACCCATCCTATACGCGTTCTTTCTTGCAAAAATATGCGGAAGTACTAGACCTAGATGGTGATGTCCTGGTAGATGCTTTTATGACAAATAGTTTGGTCATCTATCATGAGGATGGGCAGGAAGAAGAGCATGCTTCAGAATTAAAACGAAGCTATAAGGTTAGAAAGAAGAAGCCGTCGATTTTACCATTGGTTTACCTGCTACTAGCTGCGACCTCTATCTTTATCTTGTTGACCTATGTCGTGTTGAATAGAGTTCAGAATCAAGAACGAAAAGAGTCGGCTCCGTCGACTGTCCAGGTGGTTTCAGAGAGTTCCCCAGCATCGACAGAGGAAGCAAGTGATACATCTTCTACAAGTACAGATGAATCCTCTAGTTCATCTAGTCAAGAGGAGTTGGCTTCAGGGACTTTAACGACCTCGGGTGGCGGCTCAGAGTTGACAGTCGTCCTTTCTGAACACGCGGGTCCAGTTGAGGTGGAACTTTCAGTGACAGATGCTACTAGCTGGGTCAGTCTATCTGATACAGAAATTGCGGGTGGATTTGTTCTATCTCCAGAAACCAATACAGTCACGGCGACTATTCCAGAAGGCATAAACGCCGCTAATCTGGTTTTAGGTGTGACAGAGGGTGTCTCTATCAAAATTGCTGGCAATAGTTTGGATACGTCAGCCATCACAGCTGATCCTGGAGTTATCTATTTAACGGTTGAATAA
- a CDS encoding YitT family protein: protein MKDKLKDISFVTAGSIIMAIGFNSFFLESNIVSGGIGGLAIALNTLFGWDPATFVLFCNIPLLVICFYFLGKSVFVKTVYGAILYPFCMKLTAGLPNLTDNPLLAAIFGGIVLGFGLGLVFLGNSSTGGTGILIQFIHKYSPLSLSQTMVIIDGIIVGLGFIAFDPDTVMYSILALMTISYVINRMMTGTNSSRNLFIISQKYKEIKSYITTEVDRGVTELPVIGGYTGSEKRMLMTTVSIPEVQKLENHILQIDETAFIIILPASQVRGRGFSLQKDHKSYDEDILIPG, encoded by the coding sequence ATGAAAGACAAGTTAAAAGATATTTCATTTGTGACGGCGGGTAGCATCATTATGGCTATTGGCTTCAATAGTTTTTTTCTGGAAAGTAATATTGTATCTGGAGGAATTGGTGGCCTGGCCATTGCCCTAAACACATTATTCGGTTGGGACCCAGCTACCTTTGTACTATTCTGCAATATTCCTCTCCTGGTAATTTGTTTCTATTTCCTTGGGAAATCTGTCTTTGTAAAAACTGTTTACGGTGCCATCCTCTATCCATTCTGCATGAAATTAACAGCTGGTTTGCCAAATTTGACCGATAATCCTTTACTTGCTGCAATTTTTGGCGGTATTGTTCTAGGTTTTGGTCTCGGACTTGTCTTTCTCGGTAATTCATCAACGGGAGGAACAGGCATCCTCATCCAATTTATCCATAAGTATTCTCCCCTATCACTCAGTCAAACCATGGTTATTATTGATGGTATTATCGTTGGCCTTGGCTTTATCGCCTTCGATCCTGATACTGTCATGTACTCCATCCTTGCCTTGATGACCATCAGCTATGTGATCAACCGTATGATGACGGGTACAAACTCTTCTCGAAACCTTTTTATTATTTCCCAAAAATACAAGGAAATCAAATCCTATATCACAACCGAAGTGGACCGTGGAGTAACAGAATTGCCCGTAATTGGTGGCTATACTGGGTCTGAAAAACGTATGTTAATGACAACTGTTTCTATCCCAGAAGTACAAAAATTGGAAAATCATATACTCCAAATTGACGAAACAGCCTTTATTATTATCTTACCAGCTAGCCAAGTTCGTGGTCGCGGCTTCAGCTTACAAAAAGATCATAAATCCTATGACGAAGATATTTTGATCCCAGGATGA
- the recF gene encoding DNA replication/repair protein RecF, with protein MWLEKLQLRHFRNYDKLDIEFHQGLNVFLGQNAQGKTNILESIYFLALTRSHRTRSDKDLLQFEEKELSIQGLLHRTSGKLPLDINLTEKGRVTKVNHLKQAKLSNYIGHLNVVLFAPEDLQLIKGAPALRRKFIDVELGQIKPVYLSDLSNYNHVLKQRNTYLKSTEKVDMDFLSVLDYQLADYGSRVIQHRIDFLKKLEEFGSRKVAEISGQREELRIDYLSSVSLTDSVNLVDDFLTELEKSRKRDLFKKNTGVGPHRDDIAFFINGMNAHYGSQGQHRSLVLSLKLAEIELMKEITREYPILLLDDVMSELDNSRQVKLLETITDKIQTFITTTSLDHLHQLPESLKIFHISKGTVKEDL; from the coding sequence ATGTGGTTAGAAAAATTACAACTACGCCACTTTCGCAATTATGACAAATTAGATATTGAGTTCCATCAAGGGCTCAATGTCTTTTTGGGACAGAATGCACAGGGTAAGACCAACATTTTAGAGTCTATTTATTTTCTAGCTTTGACACGCAGTCACCGCACTCGTTCAGATAAGGATTTACTCCAATTTGAAGAAAAAGAGTTATCCATTCAAGGTTTACTCCACCGGACTAGCGGTAAACTTCCACTTGACATCAACTTGACAGAAAAGGGGCGGGTGACCAAGGTTAATCACCTCAAACAAGCCAAATTGTCCAACTATATCGGGCACTTGAACGTTGTTCTTTTTGCACCGGAAGATTTACAGCTCATCAAAGGAGCACCTGCCCTCCGCCGAAAATTTATTGACGTTGAGTTGGGGCAAATAAAACCCGTCTACCTATCAGACTTGTCCAACTACAATCACGTTCTCAAACAGCGAAATACCTATCTAAAATCAACCGAAAAAGTTGACATGGATTTTCTCAGCGTACTAGACTATCAACTAGCTGATTACGGTAGTCGTGTTATCCAGCATCGGATTGATTTCCTCAAAAAATTAGAGGAATTTGGTAGCCGAAAAGTAGCCGAAATTTCTGGTCAAAGAGAAGAACTTCGGATTGACTACCTATCATCTGTTTCGTTGACAGACTCTGTCAACCTGGTTGACGATTTCTTGACAGAATTAGAAAAAAGTCGGAAACGAGATTTGTTCAAAAAAAATACTGGAGTGGGACCTCACAGAGACGATATTGCTTTCTTCATCAATGGTATGAATGCCCATTATGGTAGCCAAGGTCAACATCGTAGCCTCGTTCTCTCTCTTAAACTGGCTGAGATTGAGCTCATGAAAGAAATTACGCGAGAATATCCGATTTTACTGCTCGACGATGTGATGAGTGAATTGGACAATAGCCGTCAAGTCAAATTACTGGAAACCATCACAGATAAAATTCAAACCTTTATCACGACAACTTCGCTAGACCATCTCCATCAACTCCCAGAAAGTCTAAAAATATTCCATATTTCCAAGGGAACTGTAAAAGAAGACTTGTAA
- the yaaA gene encoding S4 domain-containing protein YaaA: MEFKLFDDYITLQALLKTTGIVHSGGAIKGFLEENTILFNGEDEKRRGKKIRVGDKISLPDHGIDINLVAPSQEEILQHQEDQAEKARVAAIVKKLNQENKKQKKQAPPVKKSVKKVNRKPVRFPGT, from the coding sequence ATGGAATTTAAATTATTCGACGACTACATTACCCTACAAGCTCTGCTCAAAACAACTGGAATTGTGCATTCCGGCGGGGCTATCAAGGGCTTTTTAGAAGAGAATACCATCCTGTTTAATGGAGAGGATGAAAAAAGACGAGGTAAGAAAATCCGTGTCGGTGACAAAATCAGTCTACCGGACCACGGCATTGACATCAACCTTGTGGCTCCAAGTCAGGAAGAAATTCTACAGCACCAAGAAGATCAAGCTGAAAAAGCTCGTGTTGCTGCTATCGTAAAAAAACTCAACCAAGAAAACAAAAAGCAGAAGAAACAAGCTCCTCCTGTCAAGAAATCTGTAAAGAAGGTTAACAGGAAGCCTGTCCGTTTCCCAGGTACCTAA